A window of Roseburia hominis A2-183 genomic DNA:
CCCCAGTGGTACATTTCTTCGATAACAGGGTAGCATCTCTCCGGCATAATGAATAATACATGGTTCTTCCAATGCCCTTTCATAATCCGGGTATAACTTACTGTCGCTCAGATACCGCTTGCGTTGTTTTAGATTTGATATCACAATCACATTCCACTGTAGGTCAAAGTAAAACACGCGCTCCTTATATATATGATTCAATACATCCTGATCTGCCCAGCGCCACTGCCTTTCCCGGGCGCACGCCAACAGTTTTTCTCCATCTTCCCGTAACCTGTCTATATCAAACAGAATCACTCCACCGTTAAAGTAACGCCCCTCGGTTGTAATACCAACGGTCTCTTTCAGATATTGTTTTGTCTCCTCGCTGTTTGGATTATGCCAGGCTTCCATATTTAATACCGTATCTGCCACGGCTCCAAGGGGCTTATCCTGCATATCTGCATGAAACAACTGTGCAATATCACTATTGCATACCATATCACAATCCAGATACACTACACGTTCAAAATTTTCAAATATTTGCGGAATCAGCAATCTGGCATAGGTCATCACAGATAAATATCCGTGAACATACAGATCCTTGCCCTCTATCTGCTCTCTGACACTATAAAATCTTACCGAAATATTTTCACGCTGATAGAACCGGCTGATTCTGCTCTGGTCGCTTTTACTGATTCCGTATTCCAAAATTACAATATCATAATTCTCTTGTGCATCTGCATTTGTAATGATTGATTGCAGCAAAACGCCCATTATATTCTTATAGCTGTCGCTGCATGCCATTGTAATCGCAACTTCGTGCTGCCTGATTGGATACAATTTTTCTTCCATCTTCTCACAACAAAATTACCGCAATAATCCATTCCATGATTGATTGCGGTAATCTTTCTCTATTTAGAATCCTCCATACGTATTCATGAACTGTTCAAATGTCTGCAGATTTTTGTCTTTATCTGCCAAAATTACATTTCCTAATCCACCCACTTTTTCCAATGGCCACTCTACAGCAATGTCCGGATCATTCCACATAATGCCATCGTCATATTCGCCGTAAAACTTTTCTCCACATTTGTAGCTTACGATCGACTTTTCCAACACAAGGTATCCATGTGCGCATCCTGCCGGTACCAGTATCTCATTATGCTGCTCCCCGATCAGATCAAAGCCAAGCCATTTTTTAAATGTGGGGCTATCCTTTCTAAGGTCAACAACCACGTCATAAACGTGACCATATATGCAGCGAACCAGCTTTGGCTGCTGTTTTTCGCGCTGAAAATGTAATGCCCGGATTACTCCCTTATGGGAGGTTGTATAAAACACCTCTGCAAGATCATGGTGTATCCCGTTTGCCTCAAATACTTCCTTGGAATAGTCCTTTGTAAAGCAGCCTCTGATATCATCTGCATTGAACGGAGTGACTTTGATAAGTCCCTTGATCTCTGTCTCTTCAAATTCAAACTTCTGGATCATTTATTTACTCTCCTCCTTCGCGATCTCAAGCCACCAGTCACGTGTCCGGCGACACCCTTCTCCAAAGCTGATCTCTGCTCTAAAACCGGTATCCTGCTCTGTCTTAGAACAGTCAAAGTCCTCTAACGGCTGATTCACGCCTGTAAACGGAATATCTCCAAATATAAAATCAAGTTCCGGAGCAATTGCAGCTTTCATTTCCAGCAAAAATTCTTTTAGCGGTTTTGCATTGGATGAACCGATCAGATATTCATTGAACGGCTTTCCATTTTCACCAATGAGCCGAAATGCTCTTGCCACATCATCAATATAGACAAAGTCATAATTCTGCGTTCCGGCTGTAAACTGAGGTGCTTCTCCCCGAATACATTTCTGGATCGTAGTATTGACCATTCTTGGACTTCTCTCGCCTACACCATATGCGTTAGTAATCATTGCCCACACCAGATCAATACCTATATCAGCCGCCACAGACTTGCACATTGTATGTGCCACCAGTTTTCCGCTTCCATAAATATAGCCCAATCCCGGCTTATTTCCCGGATTAAATACCGCCTTGATTGTCTCAAGTTCCATAATGCTTCCGGCATTCACAAACCTTGTACATCCCAGCTTCTTTGCAAGGCGCAGACAATCTACTGTCCACTGTGCATTTTTTAACTGAAGCGCCGTATCCGCTCTGGCCGGTCCTGCCGATCCAGCCCATGCAAAATGATAAAACGTATCAAAATCCCGGTCTGCCAATCTCTCCTGCAGCTCCTCTGCATTGTCAAGCGAAAACGGGTAAAACTCAACCAGATCACTCTCAGGCAGATTATTATTGTGCCCTTCCATATCTAATGCAACTACTTTTATTCCATTTGCAATCAACTCTCTGGTAAGAGCACCACCTACAAATCCATTTGCACCTGATACAATAACCTTTGTCATGAAATGCCTCCTAAAATCTATTTCAAATAATCGGTAATCTCTTTTTCCATCTCGGCAACCAGATCACCCTTCGCCAGATAGACCTTGCTCCACTGTACACTATTTGCAACTGCATCCTGAATATGCCACTTCGGTTTCCACTGCATCACTCTCTTAATTCTGGAGCAATCCAATTTCAAAAATCCGGCCTCATGCGGTGCATTCGCTTCTGATACATCTTTCCATGTAGCCTCTGGTCCCCAATATTTGCAAAACAGATCTACCAGTTCTCCTGTGGTTACGCAATCGCAGTCATCCGGTCCAACATTGTAGCTGCCTTCATATCTGTCTTTATCCAGATATTGAAGTTCTGCCAGCTTCAAATACGTGCATACCGGCTCCAGCACATGCTGGTACGGTCTGGTTGAATACGGATTACGGACGATAATTTCCTTTCCGGCTTCCTGCGCTCTCACACAATCCGGAATAATTCTATCCTTTGCAAAATCACCTCCTCCGATTACATTACCCGCACGACACGTCGAAATTGCGACAGTTCTGTCTCCAAAGAAAGATTTCTTGTAAGAACTTGTAACCAGCTCCGAACAGGATTTTGAATTAGAGTACGGATCATATCCATCGAGGACATCATTCTCGCGATATCCCCACTCCCATTCATTATTTTTATATACCTTGTCCGTTGTAACGTTGACAAATGACTTTACACATTCATGTAAGCGGACTGCCTCCATAATATTTACAGTTCCCATAACATTTGCTTCATACGTATATACCGGATTTGCATAGCTTTCTCTTACGATCGGCTGTGCTGCCATATGGATTACGATTTCCGGCTGATATTCATCAAACACCTGATTAAGATGTGCCAGATCACGAATATCACCTATTACCGACGTCATCCCCTTCTCCATATGCGTCATATCGAACAGACTTGGCTGTGTCGGTGCTTCCAATGCATATCCGATCACATTGGCTCCCCGCATCATAAGTACCTTGCACATCCAAGTTCCTTTAAATCCCGTATGTCCTGTTACTAAAACTGTTTTTCCTTTATAAAAACTTAAATCCATCTTAGTTCTCCCATATTTTCCACGGTGCTTTATTCTGCTCCAATAACTCTTCCAGTAAATTCTTATCTCTCAGCGTATCCATGCACTGCCAGAAACCATCATGCTTATATGCCTGTAACTGCCCCTCTGCTGCCAGACGCTCCAGCGGCTCTCTTTCAAAAACAGTCTGATCCCCATCAATATAATCAATGACCTGAGGTTCAATTACCATATAGCCGCCATTAATCCATCCGCCATCTTCTTTTCTCTTTTCAGAGAAACGCTCGATCGTATTGCTTTCATCGATATCAAGTGTTCCGAAACGCCCTCCCGGCTGAATGGCTGTCATAGTCGCCAGTTTTCCACTCTTCTTGTGGAAATCATATAACTCCTTGATATTGATGTCGCAGACGCCGTCTCCATAAGTAAGCATAAATGTATCATTGCCAATATAATCGCGCACACGCTTAATTCGACCACCTGTCATTGTATTGAGTCCGGTGTCAACAATAGATACTTTCCACGGCTCCGCCACATTATTGTGTACCACCATCTCGTTCTGCGCCGTAAAGTCAAATGTAATATCCGAACGATGCAGATAGTAATTTGCAAAATACTCCTTGATAACCTGCTGCTTGTACCCTGCACAGATCACAAACTCATTGAATCCGTACGATGAGTACTCCTTCATAATATGCCAGAGAATCGGCTGTCCGCCAATTTCTATCATTGGCTTCGGCTTTAAATGTGATTCTTCTGAGATTCTTGTTCCAAACCCTCCTGCTAATAAAACAACTTTCATTATATATCTCCTTTCACTTACGACATTCTACTCACTTCTAAAGTAATCTGCAAAAACCTATACTATCTTACAATATTGGAAAAATGTATATTTGTCAAGTCACTGTCATCTTCTAGATCGTACAATTTTGTATACAATTGTTCCAATGGGCAGCATCGTATAATTCGTTCTCCGGAGCATGGTAATGCTCTTTTTCCTTGTGGCACTGTAAATCCTGGGATACCTCTTTTTCAACCCTTGATCCCAGTTTCTTAATTCTTTCTTAATTCCAGATTCACACCCCATACTGATATAAATCTGAAACTGATTTTCCACAACCTGTGCAATACAGCGCTCAATATATCTCATACTTCCGTCAGACAGTCCATGCAGTCCCGCATAAAACTTCAACAGGCTGTCCAAAACCTTCTGATGCTGCATACGATTCTTCTGCATACTTCGGATATCCATACTCTGTCCATTTCTGCCAAGTCGATACATGTACAGGAACTTTGGATAAAAATAAACTGTTCTTGCAAACGGAATCGGGTAAGTAATATATTCACAGTCCACATAATAACAATGCTCGTCAATCTGGATGTGATTCTGTTTCAATATCGCCGACCGGATGGTCAGTGCATGCATTTTTATCACATCCACCACCTCACCCTTTGTAAGATCCACAATGTGTCCATACTGCTCTCTGCAAGGCGTACAATGCTTCTCCTGCAGGACGGTGTCCGTCTCATCCTGAATACACAAAAAACCCGCCGCCACAATATCTGTATCTGTCTCCTCCAACAGCTTCACAAACGCTTCCAGCTCTTCTGTATTCAGCCAGTCGTCCCCGTCCACCACTTTAAAATATTTTCCTGTGGCATAACGAATTCCATAATTGATACCTGATCCATGACCACCGTTTTCCTTATTATAAAGAAAATATGTCTCTGGATACTTTTCACAATACCGCTGTGCAATCTCTGCCGTATGATCCTTGGAACCATCGTTGATTACCAATACTTCTATTCTGTCTAAAATCGCTTGTATTTCAAAAGAAGCCAGACACTTTTCCAAATATTTTTCGACATTATATGCCGGAATGACAATACTTAATATCTTCTCCATAACCCTCACTCTTATTTCCGAAGTATTTTCTGATATACAAACTTCCGCATTCGTTCCGGCTGCAATGTCATCCCCATCGTAAGAATCAACGCGACGACATATTCCCTTCCATTCAGCCAGTGCATCTGCTTCTGGCTCTTTCGGAATGCCGCATACCGGCGGAAATACCTAAAACCGCCACGCCGGTCATACACGCCATCGTTGTTGCGCATGCAAACCAGCACCTCCGGAAGATTATAAAACTCCATTCCCTGTACCATCATGCGCGTCCAGAGATCATAATCCTCGAGTAGCGGAACGTGACGATAATTTCCTGCCCGAAGCACTGCGCTCTTGCGAAACATGACAGTCATATGATTCACCGGATTGCGGTACTTTCCATACTTTCTTATCTCGTCATTGTGCTGCGGCATCTGCTTCTGCCTGTGATAAGTACCTGTATCATTGAACTCCTGCATCCAGCCGCCGCAGGCCATCACAGATGGGTGTGCTTCCATATAGACATACTGATGCAGGAATCGATCCGGCATGGCAAGATCATCCGTATCCATTCTTGCGATCAATTCATTTGTGCACATTTCCACGCCCTTTGCAAGTGCGCGTCCAAGCTGTACATTTTCTCTGAGTGGACAAACCCTGAGCGCGGGATACCGTTTTTCAAGCGTTGCGATCATCTGATAGAGTTCCTCCGTCAGCGGTCCGTCCTCCATCAACACCACTTCATCCGGGACAAGCGACTGCGCAAATACACTTTTCACTGCCTCACGCAAATATTCCGGTCTTTCCTTTTTATATACTGACATTAATACTGAAAACGCCATATTCCCTGCTCCCTGTTCCAGCTTATCCTTTTAAGGCCGTCTTCTGTGTCTCATCCACGCCTTCTGTATTCTCTTTCTGAAACAGAATCTTAAACGTCAACAGCATGATCTTAACATCGAGCCACAGAGAATAATTTTCAATATAAGTGATATCGAATTTTAATTTATCGTACGGTGTCGTATTATACTTTCCATATACCTGCGCGTATCCGGTCAGTCCCGCTTTCACCTTGGTGCGCAACACAAACTCCGGAATCTCCTCAGCATACTGATCCGCGATCACTTGACGCTCCGGTCTTGGTCCCACCATCGACATATCGCCCTTTAAGATATTAAACAGCTGCGGCAGCTCATCAAAATGGATGTTGCGGATCACCCTTCCCACCGGGGTCACACGCTTATCTCCCTTTGCCGCAAGTCTGGCGCCGCTCTTCTCGGAATCCATACTCATGCTGCGGAACTTATAGATCATAAACGGTCTCCCATCACGGGTCAGCCGTTCCTGCTTATACAGAACTGGACCGCCATCATACAGCTTAACCGCCAACGCAATGATTAACATGAACGGCGATGCGATCACAATACCGATCAGTGACAGCACAATATCACAGGTCCTCTTGATGATGCGCTGATCAATCGACAATCCCTGATTGCGCGATAACAGCAGCGGCGTGTCAAACAGATGGATGTCGTCCGCCCCGCGGAAAATGATGTCTGAGATCTTCGGTGTCACATATGTCCGGATCGACTCCTGGTAACAGAACTTCATGATCTGGTTTCTCGCCTGTGCCGGCAGATCGCAGAGCACCACCGCATTGTATTTGCGGATCATCGGGTAAAGCTTCTCATGACCGATCTCGTAGCTGACCGATCCGCAGATATTGTACTTGTCGCGGCGCGTATTGATCTTCAAGATCAGCTCGTCCGGCGCATAATGCCCATAGATCACGAGCATCTGCCGCGGCGGATACAGCTTAGTATAAAGTTTTCTTATGATGTAAATCCACGGCAGAATGAAGCCTGTCTCAACTGCCATGACAACAAGCATAGGTGCCGGCTCTACATAATCACGGCAGATCAGGCAGAGTTCCAGATATCCGACGATCCCGCTCAGTAAAATGGATAAAATATGAGACAATGCAATATCCGTCATCCGCATATAGCCGATATTGTACCCACCAAATACCTTCGTAAAAAAGAAGATTACCAGCACATACAGTCCGACAACCGCCCAGTTTCCACGGCGCCAGAAGCCAAACTGCTCCTCGTAAACAATGTACCAGATGTAGCCAAAACACAAGCCTTCCACCAGAAGTGTGATAAGGTTTGCGCCATAATTCAGTAAATGCTTATATTGTTCCTTCAGATTCATTCCATTATTTCCTTTTTCATTGATGAGTAACATCTGTTATTTGTTTCTGTGCACTGACTGCGCTGCCTTCTGCGCATCTGAAGTTCCACAGGAACTTCTAATATAAACTCGTTAAAGTTCATTATATCATAATGTCCATGCTGTCGCAACTTTGCACGTTTTACATTTGTCTCTTATCAAAAATGTAATATTCCTCTGTCTCATCCACACGTTCATACCCAAGTGTTTCCAATGCAGTACATTGCACCTGGTGTTTTGCAAGTACAATCGTATTCACTCCTATTTCTGCAGAACGTATACCAATGTAATATAGCTCATCATAGGAAAAATATCCTGCTGCTGTGCTGTATAGCATATCATATAAATCCTGAACCTCAGGATTTATATTTTCCCGTCCAAAAACAAGCCTTATATTCGCATCATACTGTCTTATATTTGTGCTTACATAAACTGTTGCCAGCGCATATGGTGCATCCTCATATGTCTCGATCTTATCTGCAATCTCGATAATCTCCGAATCTATTTTATAATAATTAGAAGGAGCTATATACTTTTTCAGAACCGGTCCACCTGTTCCCCAGAGTATCACTACAATCGCCGCAATCATAATTGCTCTCACCCACAATTTGCGTTTATCCAACAGCTGTGCACCCACATATGCAATTCCAATAGTAAATGGGAAAAGCCAGAATATTCTGACATAACGTCCTGTAACCGCTCCTTTTAACGAACAGACCAGATAAATCACAACAGGGTTTAAAAATAAAATCAGAATAATCCCACAGACGAACAATAAATGCGTCACCTCTTTTTTTCTATACCGTGTCAGTAACAATAGAATAACGGCACACACCAATATTATATATCCAACATTTTGAAAATACATTTCAAAAATTTCTGCCATGTATGCGATTCCCTGCTGTATCATACTCATCACCTTCTCTAAAGCACATATAATAAAATTACTTCTGCAATCGCCAGTACTATGCATGGCAATGTGCATAAGATCAGTCTGCCTACCACGCTCCATCTTCGCTCACTGATCAAATATTCCAGTCCAAACGCTCCCATTAAAACAGGACAGAGAAAAAGAGCCATGGAGGATGTAAGACATGCTGCTAAAATTGTCACAAATAATTCTACATAAACATATGTGTTTTCCCCTTCTTTGCGCAATCTGATCAATAGATACCACAACATAGGAATCAAAATCGCCGCCAGTGCTCCTTTTCCCTGCCATACACGTTGAAGCAAGAACACGGCGCTTGTACGATCCGAATATGCGCCAAAAAGATTTGCCAGAACTACAATCAGCAGGAAAATAATTCTTTTTCTTTCGGTAAGGAAAATTTTTTTCGCTAACAATCTATATACAACATATGACCATGCGATATTTACAGCCGGAAGAATACTTCTCATCAAGATTGCCGGATGAATTTTTAACACTTTTGACCACATAGCCCAAAAAATCGGATAGGGTGACAGGACATAGTTTGCCATGGTCTTTAATTTTACAGGTGTCCCCAGATAAGGATGATATACTGATATGGTATCCGTCTGAAAAGAAGTCATCGCCATCCCCACATAGTATGCATCATCGGCATCACTCTGTAGTCCCAGACATACAAACAAAATCTGGTACAGAATCCCCACTAACACTATCAGAAGCAACGCCATCTCTTTTTTAGAAAAAGAAGGAATCTTCCCTACAGAAAACACTTTTTTTTTCGTTCTGTTCCCAATCAGCCCCACTATCATGATTGCCGCGGACAAAATCGCAAAATAGAACACTGTAACGTTTTTCAATGTCATTTTTGTAAAGGTGCCAGCTAGAACTACAATTTCAAATATCGCATGCATCAGCACCATACCAAAATTCCATTTTTCAAGCACATCTATGTCGCCTGTTTTGCGATCTAATAATATACATCCGCATCCAACAAAGTATGGTATAAAAGTCATTGCCAGAATAAATATAATACTTTGAATCATTTTTCACCTATTCTCCACACCGGCCAAACATCTTTATTTTAAAATGTTTTCCAGTGCCCTCACCATTCTCTCATTCTCCACACGGTTTCTGATCGCGATCCGAAGGAACTGTCTATCGCCACACTTTATCTTTCCGGTAAGATCCTTTAACAGGATCTGTTCATGGACTAACAGCTCACGCACCACATCGCCGGAACGTCTGCCATCCAGAAGCTCGACCATGAAATAATTTGCCTGGGTCGGATACACCCGCATATGCGCAATCTGTTCCAGT
This region includes:
- the rfbF gene encoding glucose-1-phosphate cytidylyltransferase, yielding MKVVLLAGGFGTRISEESHLKPKPMIEIGGQPILWHIMKEYSSYGFNEFVICAGYKQQVIKEYFANYYLHRSDITFDFTAQNEMVVHNNVAEPWKVSIVDTGLNTMTGGRIKRVRDYIGNDTFMLTYGDGVCDINIKELYDFHKKSGKLATMTAIQPGGRFGTLDIDESNTIERFSEKRKEDGGWINGGYMVIEPQVIDYIDGDQTVFEREPLERLAAEGQLQAYKHDGFWQCMDTLRDKNLLEELLEQNKAPWKIWEN
- the rfbG gene encoding CDP-glucose 4,6-dehydratase, coding for MDLSFYKGKTVLVTGHTGFKGTWMCKVLMMRGANVIGYALEAPTQPSLFDMTHMEKGMTSVIGDIRDLAHLNQVFDEYQPEIVIHMAAQPIVRESYANPVYTYEANVMGTVNIMEAVRLHECVKSFVNVTTDKVYKNNEWEWGYRENDVLDGYDPYSNSKSCSELVTSSYKKSFFGDRTVAISTCRAGNVIGGGDFAKDRIIPDCVRAQEAGKEIIVRNPYSTRPYQHVLEPVCTYLKLAELQYLDKDRYEGSYNVGPDDCDCVTTGELVDLFCKYWGPEATWKDVSEANAPHEAGFLKLDCSRIKRVMQWKPKWHIQDAVANSVQWSKVYLAKGDLVAEMEKEITDYLK
- a CDS encoding DUF6077 domain-containing protein, whose protein sequence is MIQSIIFILAMTFIPYFVGCGCILLDRKTGDIDVLEKWNFGMVLMHAIFEIVVLAGTFTKMTLKNVTVFYFAILSAAIMIVGLIGNRTKKKVFSVGKIPSFSKKEMALLLIVLVGILYQILFVCLGLQSDADDAYYVGMAMTSFQTDTISVYHPYLGTPVKLKTMANYVLSPYPIFWAMWSKVLKIHPAILMRSILPAVNIAWSYVVYRLLAKKIFLTERKRIIFLLIVVLANLFGAYSDRTSAVFLLQRVWQGKGALAAILIPMLWYLLIRLRKEGENTYVYVELFVTILAACLTSSMALFLCPVLMGAFGLEYLISERRWSVVGRLILCTLPCIVLAIAEVILLYVL
- a CDS encoding sugar transferase; its protein translation is MNLKEQYKHLLNYGANLITLLVEGLCFGYIWYIVYEEQFGFWRRGNWAVVGLYVLVIFFFTKVFGGYNIGYMRMTDIALSHILSILLSGIVGYLELCLICRDYVEPAPMLVVMAVETGFILPWIYIIRKLYTKLYPPRQMLVIYGHYAPDELILKINTRRDKYNICGSVSYEIGHEKLYPMIRKYNAVVLCDLPAQARNQIMKFCYQESIRTYVTPKISDIIFRGADDIHLFDTPLLLSRNQGLSIDQRIIKRTCDIVLSLIGIVIASPFMLIIALAVKLYDGGPVLYKQERLTRDGRPFMIYKFRSMSMDSEKSGARLAAKGDKRVTPVGRVIRNIHFDELPQLFNILKGDMSMVGPRPERQVIADQYAEEIPEFVLRTKVKAGLTGYAQVYGKYNTTPYDKLKFDITYIENYSLWLDVKIMLLTFKILFQKENTEGVDETQKTALKG
- a CDS encoding glycosyltransferase family 2 protein, giving the protein MEKILSIVIPAYNVEKYLEKCLASFEIQAILDRIEVLVINDGSKDHTAEIAQRYCEKYPETYFLYNKENGGHGSGINYGIRYATGKYFKVVDGDDWLNTEELEAFVKLLEETDTDIVAAGFLCIQDETDTVLQEKHCTPCREQYGHIVDLTKGEVVDVIKMHALTIRSAILKQNHIQIDEHCYYVDCEYITYPIPFARTVYFYPKFLYMYRLGRNGQSMDIRSMQKNRMQHQKVLDSLLKFYAGLHGLSDGSMRYIERCIAQVVENQFQIYISMGCESGIKKELRNWDQGLKKRYPRIYSATRKKSITMLRRTNYTMLPIGTIVYKIVRSRR
- a CDS encoding glycosyltransferase family 8 protein, producing the protein MEEKLYPIRQHEVAITMACSDSYKNIMGVLLQSIITNADAQENYDIVILEYGISKSDQSRISRFYQRENISVRFYSVREQIEGKDLYVHGYLSVMTYARLLIPQIFENFERVVYLDCDMVCNSDIAQLFHADMQDKPLGAVADTVLNMEAWHNPNSEETKQYLKETVGITTEGRYFNGGVILFDIDRLREDGEKLLACARERQWRWADQDVLNHIYKERVFYFDLQWNVIVISNLKQRKRYLSDSKLYPDYERALEEPCIIHYAGEMLPCYRRNVPLGYKFLKYAEGSLYAEQFQRKKFKRSVGKRVLLDQIARVIPYDSKLRKQIKKISVGR
- a CDS encoding NAD-dependent epimerase/dehydratase family protein; amino-acid sequence: MTKVIVSGANGFVGGALTRELIANGIKVVALDMEGHNNNLPESDLVEFYPFSLDNAEELQERLADRDFDTFYHFAWAGSAGPARADTALQLKNAQWTVDCLRLAKKLGCTRFVNAGSIMELETIKAVFNPGNKPGLGYIYGSGKLVAHTMCKSVAADIGIDLVWAMITNAYGVGERSPRMVNTTIQKCIRGEAPQFTAGTQNYDFVYIDDVARAFRLIGENGKPFNEYLIGSSNAKPLKEFLLEMKAAIAPELDFIFGDIPFTGVNQPLEDFDCSKTEQDTGFRAEISFGEGCRRTRDWWLEIAKEESK
- the rfbC gene encoding dTDP-4-dehydrorhamnose 3,5-epimerase is translated as MIQKFEFEETEIKGLIKVTPFNADDIRGCFTKDYSKEVFEANGIHHDLAEVFYTTSHKGVIRALHFQREKQQPKLVRCIYGHVYDVVVDLRKDSPTFKKWLGFDLIGEQHNEILVPAGCAHGYLVLEKSIVSYKCGEKFYGEYDDGIMWNDPDIAVEWPLEKVGGLGNVILADKDKNLQTFEQFMNTYGGF
- a CDS encoding glycosyltransferase; the encoded protein is MAFSVLMSVYKKERPEYLREAVKSVFAQSLVPDEVVLMEDGPLTEELYQMIATLEKRYPALRVCPLRENVQLGRALAKGVEMCTNELIARMDTDDLAMPDRFLHQYVYMEAHPSVMACGGWMQEFNDTGTYHRQKQMPQHNDEIRKYGKYRNPVNHMTVMFRKSAVLRAGNYRHVPLLEDYDLWTRMMVQGMEFYNLPEVLVCMRNNDGVYDRRGGFRYFRRYAAFRKSQKQMHWLNGREYVVALILTMGMTLQPERMRKFVYQKILRK